The Microbacterium sp. LWO12-1.2 genome includes a window with the following:
- a CDS encoding M20 family metallopeptidase translates to MSAREQAVERLDRLVSIETPTGDVEGLAAAQRLVCSWLDPVLGAQGVRETVDGVTHLLWAGGETPSVLLLGHLDTVFPKGTIQDRPFRLDGDHATGPGVFDMKAGIVIMAAALAKVARPGEVAVLLTSDEEVGSLTSRALIEREATRAGTVLVLEPSLDGALKIARRGGSIYRLELTGRAAHAGLEPWKGRSALTELAHHVLALPALADDERGTTVSPTVARAGTVTNVIPEHAEVRVDVRAWTLDELERVDAEMQMLTAHTEGVSVEVIGGINRPPMEASSSAELLTCARLVSERLGHPRVEAVSAGGASDGNFTAAVGARTLDGLGPRGAGAHADLEWVSVDSLVERIDLLAGMLDELARTR, encoded by the coding sequence ATGAGCGCGCGCGAGCAGGCGGTCGAGCGCCTCGACCGGCTGGTCTCGATCGAGACCCCGACCGGCGACGTCGAGGGGCTCGCAGCCGCGCAGCGACTCGTGTGCTCCTGGCTCGACCCGGTGCTGGGCGCGCAGGGTGTGCGCGAGACCGTCGACGGCGTCACCCACCTGCTGTGGGCGGGCGGCGAGACCCCCTCGGTGCTGCTGCTCGGTCACCTCGACACCGTGTTTCCGAAGGGCACGATCCAGGACCGGCCGTTCCGCCTCGACGGCGACCACGCGACCGGACCCGGTGTCTTCGACATGAAGGCCGGCATCGTGATCATGGCCGCGGCGCTCGCCAAGGTGGCGCGCCCCGGTGAGGTCGCCGTGCTGCTCACGAGCGACGAGGAGGTCGGGTCGCTGACCTCGCGCGCCCTCATCGAACGTGAGGCAACCCGTGCCGGCACCGTGCTGGTGCTGGAGCCGAGCCTCGACGGGGCACTGAAGATCGCGCGCCGCGGCGGCAGCATCTACCGCCTCGAGCTCACGGGGCGTGCGGCGCACGCCGGACTCGAACCGTGGAAGGGGCGCAGCGCGCTCACCGAGCTGGCCCACCACGTGCTCGCACTCCCCGCGCTCGCGGACGACGAACGTGGCACGACCGTGAGTCCGACCGTCGCGCGTGCAGGCACGGTGACGAACGTCATCCCCGAGCACGCCGAGGTGCGCGTCGATGTGCGCGCCTGGACTCTCGACGAGCTGGAACGGGTGGATGCCGAGATGCAGATGCTCACGGCGCACACCGAGGGTGTGAGCGTGGAGGTCATCGGCGGCATCAACCGTCCGCCCATGGAGGCCAGCTCCTCGGCGGAACTGCTGACCTGCGCGCGGCTCGTGTCGGAGCGACTCGGTCACCCCCGGGTGGAGGCGGTCTCGGCCGGTGGCGCCTCGGACGGCAACTTCACCGCCGCGGTCGGTGCGCGCACGCTCGACGGCCTGGGCCCCCGCGGCGCCGGTGCGCATGCCGACCTCGAGTGGGTGTCGGTGGACTCCCTGGTCGAGCGCATCGACCTGCTGGCCGGGATGCTCGACGAGCTCGCGCGCACGCGCTGA
- a CDS encoding SMP-30/gluconolactonase/LRE family protein: protein MSPENVTGPVAHHAEAPVWSTGWGGLRWVDGDAGDLLTLRADGVTRQHVDDEYLAFARPRANGGVVAVGARTLHLADAVDGEFRAAAPLLDDPRVRMNDGCCDPRGRLLAGSMAYDATPDAGIVVRIDADLTVTTVLPRTTISNGVGYSPDGQRAYYVDTLSHRIDVFDVAEGELRGRRVFARIPEEQGLPDGLAVAADGSVWVALWGGSAVHGYDSAGVHVATVELPVPQVSACTFGDDDLGTIYITTSAQGLPADHGTPAGSVFSVRPGVHGIPVTPFAG, encoded by the coding sequence ATGAGTCCGGAGAACGTCACCGGCCCGGTCGCGCACCATGCCGAAGCCCCCGTGTGGTCGACCGGCTGGGGTGGACTGCGCTGGGTCGACGGAGATGCCGGCGATCTGCTGACGCTGCGCGCCGACGGAGTGACCCGACAGCACGTCGACGACGAGTACCTGGCCTTCGCCCGCCCCCGCGCGAACGGCGGCGTGGTGGCGGTCGGTGCGCGGACACTGCATCTCGCCGATGCGGTCGACGGCGAGTTCCGCGCGGCGGCACCCCTGCTCGACGACCCGCGCGTACGCATGAATGACGGTTGCTGCGATCCGCGCGGCCGCCTGCTCGCCGGCTCCATGGCGTACGACGCGACGCCGGATGCCGGAATCGTGGTGCGCATCGACGCCGATCTCACCGTGACGACCGTGCTGCCCCGCACGACCATCTCGAACGGGGTCGGCTACTCTCCCGACGGGCAGCGCGCGTACTATGTCGACACCCTCTCGCACCGCATCGACGTGTTCGACGTGGCCGAGGGCGAACTACGGGGTCGACGCGTGTTCGCACGGATCCCCGAGGAGCAGGGGCTGCCGGACGGCCTCGCCGTGGCCGCAGACGGCAGCGTCTGGGTCGCGCTCTGGGGCGGCAGCGCCGTGCACGGCTACGACTCCGCCGGCGTGCACGTCGCGACCGTCGAGCTGCCCGTGCCACAGGTGAGCGCGTGCACGTTCGGCGACGACGACCTGGGCACGATCTACATCACGACATCCGCACAGGGGTTGCCGGCCGACCACGGCACCCCGGCCGGCTCGGTGTTCTCGGTGCGACCTGGGGTGCACGGCATCCCGGTCACACCCTTCGCCGGCTGA
- a CDS encoding alpha/beta fold hydrolase gives MMTTSRTSMTVDCDGIEIAADVRGTGSAVLLLHGYPETKAMWGEVAESLAVDHTVITADLRGYGDSAKPRGEHYAKREMAHDQVVLMRALGFDRFAVIGHDRGGRVGHRMALDHPDAVTALAVLDIVPTLHMFENVDRAMATSYFHWFFLARTDGMPEALITADRETWLRSRFTGRRHDGDRLPDAYDEYLRCFDVDTVHASGADYRAAATVDVEHDRADRSAGRTIACPTLALWGAHSYVGRHFDVLESWRPYAPSVTGRAIDADHYLAEEAPDATAAALREFLGATAVAA, from the coding sequence ATGATGACCACATCCCGCACATCGATGACGGTGGACTGCGACGGCATCGAGATCGCGGCGGATGTCCGTGGGACGGGCTCCGCCGTGCTGCTGCTGCACGGATACCCCGAGACGAAGGCCATGTGGGGTGAGGTCGCCGAATCGCTCGCGGTCGACCACACCGTGATCACGGCGGACCTGCGCGGCTACGGTGACTCGGCGAAGCCGCGCGGTGAGCACTACGCCAAGCGCGAGATGGCCCACGACCAGGTGGTGCTGATGCGAGCCCTCGGGTTCGACCGGTTCGCCGTCATCGGACACGACCGTGGCGGTCGGGTGGGCCACCGGATGGCGCTGGACCATCCGGATGCCGTGACCGCCCTTGCCGTGCTCGACATCGTGCCGACCCTCCATATGTTCGAGAACGTCGATCGGGCGATGGCCACCTCGTACTTCCACTGGTTCTTCCTGGCGCGGACCGACGGGATGCCGGAGGCACTGATCACCGCCGACCGCGAGACCTGGCTGCGCAGCCGCTTCACCGGGCGCCGCCATGACGGTGATCGGCTGCCCGACGCGTATGACGAGTACCTGCGCTGCTTCGACGTCGACACGGTGCATGCCTCGGGTGCCGACTACCGCGCCGCCGCGACCGTCGACGTCGAGCACGACCGGGCAGACCGCTCCGCCGGCCGCACGATCGCGTGCCCGACGCTCGCGCTCTGGGGGGCGCACAGCTACGTCGGCCGCCACTTCGACGTGCTCGAGTCCTGGCGGCCGTACGCCCCGTCGGTGACCGGTCGCGCCATCGATGCCGACCACTATCTGGCCGAGGAGGCGCCGGACGCCACGGCCGCCGCGCTGCGGGAGTTCCTGGGTGCGACGGCGGTGGCCGCATGA
- a CDS encoding spermidine synthase — protein MITRFEELDWQTTPIGDLTLRRRTEPAVGQEIYEVKLGDEYLMSSLFTVAEEELSNLGLAAVSGDHLSVLVGGLGLGYTAVAALRDDRVASLTVVDRLGAVIGWHERKLLPVSAELVDDPRTSLVEDDFFALVRSAPAEGHHGYSAILLDVDHSPRHQLDATHADLYDAAGLRALDRHLATGGVFALWSDDPPDQEFMVEMDAVFDDATAHVVDFENAVTGGMSSNTVYVARSRA, from the coding sequence GTGATCACTCGGTTCGAAGAACTGGACTGGCAGACGACCCCGATCGGCGACCTCACACTGCGCCGGCGCACGGAACCGGCCGTGGGGCAGGAGATCTACGAGGTCAAGCTCGGCGACGAGTACCTGATGTCGAGCCTGTTCACGGTGGCCGAGGAGGAGCTTTCGAACCTCGGGCTCGCCGCGGTCTCCGGGGATCACCTGTCGGTGCTGGTCGGCGGCCTCGGGCTCGGCTACACCGCGGTCGCCGCACTGCGCGACGACCGGGTGGCGTCGCTGACGGTCGTCGACCGACTCGGCGCGGTGATCGGCTGGCATGAGCGCAAGCTGCTGCCCGTCTCGGCGGAGCTCGTCGACGACCCGCGCACGAGCCTGGTCGAGGACGACTTCTTCGCCCTGGTGCGCTCCGCGCCCGCCGAAGGGCACCACGGATACTCGGCCATCCTGCTCGACGTGGACCACTCGCCGCGTCATCAACTGGATGCGACGCACGCCGACCTGTACGACGCCGCGGGTTTGCGCGCCCTCGACCGCCACCTCGCCACCGGCGGGGTCTTCGCGCTGTGGTCGGACGATCCGCCCGACCAGGAGTTCATGGTCGAGATGGACGCCGTGTTCGATGACGCCACCGCGCACGTCGTCGACTTCGAGAACGCCGTCACCGGCGGGATGTCGTCGAACACCGTCTACGTCGCACGGAGTCGCGCATGA
- a CDS encoding TetR/AcrR family transcriptional regulator, which produces MATRKATESSKAPASAKGTARPRRARDSLSRDIIVAAADRVVGRDGLDRLTFQSIGEELGAHPTSIYRHFRDKDELLLALIDTLRARSYSGGMVATDDWLADLRTQAHLIHDHYMRYPEFALQMALRRPTDFSSMEFSIGALRRGGYDPAQAALYARALGQLIRSASSIQAALTALPADVQDADELTWQMDYRRLDPAEFPAIAWAGESLPGVRDPRAWEAALDLLLESIERHAPGA; this is translated from the coding sequence ATGGCGACTCGGAAGGCCACGGAATCGTCGAAGGCACCGGCATCCGCGAAAGGCACCGCACGCCCCCGGCGCGCACGCGACTCACTCAGCCGTGACATCATCGTCGCCGCCGCCGACCGTGTCGTCGGGCGGGACGGTCTCGACCGCCTCACCTTCCAGTCGATCGGCGAAGAGCTCGGCGCCCACCCGACGTCGATCTACCGGCACTTCCGAGACAAGGACGAACTGCTGCTCGCCCTGATCGACACCCTCCGTGCCCGCTCGTACAGCGGCGGCATGGTGGCGACCGACGACTGGCTCGCCGATCTGCGCACGCAGGCGCACCTGATCCACGACCACTACATGCGCTACCCCGAGTTCGCACTGCAGATGGCGCTGCGCCGCCCGACCGACTTCTCATCGATGGAGTTCTCCATCGGCGCGCTGCGCCGGGGCGGCTACGACCCCGCGCAGGCGGCGCTGTACGCCCGCGCGCTCGGCCAGCTCATCCGCTCGGCGTCCAGCATCCAGGCCGCACTCACGGCGCTTCCCGCCGACGTGCAGGATGCCGACGAACTCACCTGGCAGATGGACTACCGGCGGCTCGACCCCGCAGAGTTCCCCGCGATCGCCTGGGCGGGCGAGAGCCTCCCCGGCGTGCGCGACCCCCGCGCGTGGGAGGCCGCCCTCGACCTGCTGCTGGAGAGCATCGAGCGGCACGCACCCGGGGCCTGA